One stretch of Streptomyces sp. 135 DNA includes these proteins:
- a CDS encoding metallophosphoesterase, producing the protein MTQGAGQGPDVRTATLRDFRVPAYVHETTGPAEVSPPAPAPGGLPDDGYTPTQRDLPVINRGDTVQVQVMPDPPQPRPGDELGPLFVVGDVHGYLDELLAALQEQGLIDADGNWSAGNARLWFLGDFTDRGPDGIGVIDLVMRLSAEAAAAGGYCKALMGNHELLLLGAKRFGDTPVNSGAGTATFQAAWLLNGGQKTDMERLEDHHLQWMARLDAMEEADGHLLVHSDTTAYLDYGDSIEAVNDTIRETLTRNDADECWDLFRKFTKRFAFRDESGSSAVRELLDMYGGTRIVHGHSPIPYLLGDVGSEDESDGGGPVIEGPHVYADGLAIAMDGGVTMAGKLLVCQLPLGI; encoded by the coding sequence ATGACTCAGGGGGCCGGTCAGGGACCCGATGTGCGGACGGCGACGCTGCGCGACTTCCGCGTACCGGCGTACGTCCATGAGACGACCGGCCCCGCCGAGGTGAGCCCTCCGGCGCCGGCTCCGGGGGGGCTGCCGGACGACGGCTACACCCCCACCCAGCGTGACTTGCCGGTCATCAACCGCGGCGACACGGTCCAGGTGCAGGTCATGCCGGATCCCCCGCAGCCGAGGCCGGGCGACGAGCTCGGCCCGCTGTTCGTCGTGGGCGACGTGCACGGCTATCTGGACGAGCTCCTCGCGGCCCTCCAGGAACAGGGCCTCATCGACGCCGACGGCAACTGGTCCGCGGGCAACGCGCGCCTGTGGTTCCTCGGCGACTTCACCGACCGCGGGCCCGACGGCATCGGCGTCATCGACCTCGTGATGCGGCTGTCCGCCGAGGCCGCGGCCGCCGGCGGCTACTGCAAGGCGCTCATGGGCAACCACGAGCTGCTCCTGCTCGGCGCCAAGCGCTTCGGCGACACGCCCGTCAACTCCGGCGCGGGCACCGCCACCTTCCAGGCCGCCTGGCTGCTCAACGGCGGCCAGAAGACCGACATGGAGCGCCTGGAGGACCACCACCTCCAGTGGATGGCCCGGCTGGACGCGATGGAGGAGGCCGACGGCCACCTGCTCGTGCACTCCGACACGACCGCCTACCTGGATTACGGCGACTCGATCGAGGCAGTGAACGACACCATCCGCGAGACCCTCACGCGCAACGACGCCGACGAGTGCTGGGACCTCTTCCGCAAGTTCACCAAGCGCTTCGCCTTCCGCGACGAGTCGGGCTCCTCAGCCGTACGCGAGCTGCTGGACATGTACGGCGGCACGCGCATCGTCCACGGCCACAGCCCCATCCCCTACCTCCTGGGTGACGTCGGCTCCGAGGACGAGTCGGACGGCGGCGGACCGGTCATCGAGGGACCGCACGTCTACGCCGACGGCCTGGCCATCGCCATGGACGGCGGAGTGACCATGGCCGGAAAGCTACTGGTCTGCCAACTCCCCCTGGGTATCTGA
- a CDS encoding cytochrome ubiquinol oxidase subunit I — protein sequence MDLALAPETLARWQFGITTVYHFLFVPLTISLAALTAILETAWVRTGKEHYLRATKFWGKLFLINIAMGVVTGIVQEFQFGMNWSDYSRFVGDVFGAPLAFEALIAFFFESTFIGLWIFGWDKLPKKLHCATIWIVSIGTILSAYFIIAANAFMQHPVGYKIVERDGAQRAELTDFAKVLFQETTLVNFFHVISAAILVGGAFMTGIAIVHLRKKQHIRTMRMSLRLGLVTAFVGTLLTVVSADTLGKVMYEQQPMKMSAAEALWETEKPAPFSIFAYGDVAEGHNKVAIEVPGVLSFLAKNNFSAEIPGINDLNKEAQEKFGPGDYRPNIPTAYWSYRWMIGFGGVSMALCTAGLWLTRKRFWLAPEHRTGADDIPKLMLTKNKELAPKLGAWWWRLSQWTLIFPLIGTAWGWIFTETGRQPWVVYGVLRTEDAVSPGVSQGEVLTSLIGFTLIYAILAVVEVKLLLKYIRLGPPELTEADLNPPTKIGGPGSGSGKDADADADSDADADRPMAFSY from the coding sequence GTGGACCTGGCTCTGGCGCCGGAGACTCTGGCGCGATGGCAGTTCGGCATCACGACCGTCTACCACTTCCTGTTCGTGCCGCTGACGATCTCGCTGGCCGCCCTCACGGCGATCCTCGAGACGGCATGGGTGCGCACGGGCAAGGAGCACTACCTCCGGGCGACCAAGTTCTGGGGAAAGCTGTTCCTGATCAATATCGCGATGGGTGTCGTCACCGGCATCGTCCAGGAGTTCCAGTTCGGCATGAACTGGTCCGACTACTCGCGCTTCGTCGGTGATGTCTTCGGGGCGCCGCTGGCCTTCGAGGCCCTCATCGCCTTCTTCTTCGAGTCGACCTTCATCGGCCTGTGGATCTTCGGCTGGGACAAGCTGCCGAAGAAGCTGCACTGCGCCACGATCTGGATCGTCTCGATCGGCACGATCCTGTCGGCGTACTTCATCATCGCCGCGAACGCCTTTATGCAGCACCCCGTCGGCTACAAGATCGTGGAGCGGGACGGCGCCCAGCGCGCGGAACTCACCGACTTCGCGAAGGTGCTCTTCCAGGAGACGACACTCGTCAACTTCTTCCACGTCATCTCGGCGGCCATCCTGGTCGGCGGCGCCTTCATGACCGGCATCGCCATCGTCCACCTGCGCAAGAAGCAGCACATCCGCACCATGCGCATGTCGCTGCGGCTCGGCCTGGTCACGGCCTTCGTCGGCACCCTGCTCACCGTGGTCAGCGCCGACACGCTCGGCAAGGTCATGTACGAGCAGCAGCCGATGAAGATGTCGGCAGCCGAGGCGCTCTGGGAGACGGAGAAGCCGGCGCCCTTCTCGATCTTCGCGTACGGCGATGTCGCCGAGGGCCACAACAAGGTCGCCATCGAGGTGCCCGGGGTCCTGTCCTTCCTCGCCAAGAACAACTTCAGCGCCGAGATCCCCGGTATCAACGACCTCAACAAGGAGGCGCAGGAGAAGTTCGGGCCCGGTGACTACCGGCCCAACATCCCCACCGCCTACTGGTCGTACCGCTGGATGATCGGCTTCGGCGGCGTCTCGATGGCCCTGTGCACCGCCGGCCTGTGGCTCACGCGGAAGAGGTTCTGGCTCGCCCCCGAGCACCGCACCGGCGCGGACGACATCCCCAAGCTGATGCTCACCAAGAACAAGGAGCTGGCGCCGAAGCTGGGCGCCTGGTGGTGGCGGCTCTCGCAGTGGACGCTGATCTTCCCCCTCATCGGCACCGCCTGGGGCTGGATCTTCACCGAGACGGGCCGTCAGCCCTGGGTGGTCTACGGGGTCCTGCGCACCGAGGACGCGGTCTCCCCCGGCGTCTCGCAGGGCGAGGTGCTCACCTCGCTGATCGGGTTCACGCTCATCTACGCGATCCTCGCCGTCGTCGAGGTGAAGCTGCTGCTCAAGTACATCCGCCTCGGCCCGCCCGAGCTGACGGAGGCGGACCTCAACCCGCCCACCAAGATCGGTGGACCGGGCTCGGGATCCGGCAAGGACGCCGACGCCGACGCCGACTCCGACGCCGACGCCGACCGGCCCATGGCCTTCTCGTACTGA
- the hisC gene encoding histidinol-phosphate transaminase translates to MSETSPRLRAELEGIPTYKPGKPAAADGPVAYKLSSNENPYPPLPGVMESALAAAGSFNRYPDMACTALMSELADRFGVPLSHIATGTGSVGVAQQLLQATSGPGDEVIYAWRSFEAYPIITQVSGAASVRVPLTQGEVHDLDAMADAITERTRLIFVCNPNNPTGTVVRRAELERFLDRVPRDVLVVLDEAYREFIRDPEVPDGIEIYRERPNVCVLRTFSKAYGLAGLRVGFAVAHEPVAAALRKTAVPFGVSQLAQDAAVASLRAEDELMGRVGSLVAERTRVVEALRGQGWTVPETQANFVWLRLGDRTNDFAAACERAGVVVRPFAGEGMRATIGETEANDIFLQAAEAFRKEL, encoded by the coding sequence GTGAGCGAGACGAGCCCGAGGCTGCGCGCCGAGCTGGAGGGTATCCCCACCTACAAGCCGGGCAAGCCCGCCGCGGCCGACGGTCCGGTGGCCTACAAGCTGTCCTCCAACGAGAACCCCTACCCGCCGCTCCCGGGCGTCATGGAGAGCGCGCTCGCCGCGGCCGGGTCCTTCAACCGTTACCCCGACATGGCCTGCACGGCCCTGATGAGTGAACTGGCCGACCGCTTCGGCGTGCCGCTCTCGCACATCGCCACCGGCACCGGCTCGGTCGGCGTCGCCCAGCAGCTGCTCCAGGCCACGTCCGGCCCGGGCGACGAGGTCATCTACGCCTGGCGGTCCTTCGAGGCGTACCCGATCATCACCCAGGTCAGCGGCGCGGCGTCGGTGCGGGTGCCGCTGACGCAGGGCGAGGTCCACGACCTGGACGCGATGGCCGACGCGATCACCGAGCGCACCCGCCTCATCTTTGTCTGCAACCCGAACAACCCCACCGGCACCGTGGTCCGCAGGGCCGAGCTGGAGCGCTTCCTCGACCGGGTACCGCGTGATGTCCTGGTCGTGCTGGACGAGGCGTACCGCGAGTTCATCCGCGACCCCGAGGTCCCGGACGGCATCGAGATCTACCGCGAGCGTCCGAACGTCTGTGTCCTTCGTACGTTCTCCAAGGCGTACGGCCTCGCGGGTCTGCGCGTGGGCTTCGCGGTCGCCCATGAGCCGGTGGCCGCCGCGCTGCGCAAGACGGCGGTGCCCTTCGGCGTGAGCCAGCTCGCACAGGACGCCGCGGTGGCCTCGCTGCGGGCCGAGGACGAGCTGATGGGCCGCGTCGGCTCGCTGGTCGCCGAGCGCACGCGGGTGGTCGAGGCGCTGCGCGGGCAGGGCTGGACGGTGCCGGAGACGCAGGCGAACTTCGTGTGGCTGCGGCTCGGGGACCGTACGAACGACTTCGCGGCGGCGTGCGAGCGGGCGGGCGTGGTGGTGCGGCCGTTCGCGGGTGAGGGGATGCGGGCCACGATCGGCGAGACCGAGGCCAATGACATCTTCCTCCAGGCGGCGGAGGCGTTCCGCAAGGAGCTGTAG
- the cydB gene encoding cytochrome d ubiquinol oxidase subunit II, producing MELHDIWFVLIAVLWIGYFFLEGFDFGIGVLTKLLARDRVEKRVLINTIGPVWDGNEVWLLTAGGATFAAFPEWYATLFSGFYLPLLIILICLIVRGVAFEYRAKRPEERWQTNWEHAIFWTSLIPAVMWGVAFGNITRGVKIDAHKEYVGTFGDLLNPYAILGGLVTLTLFTFHGAVFAALKTVGDIRMRARKLALGLGLVTAVLALGFLTWTQLDNGDGKSLVAMAVAVVALLGAIVAIRAGREGWSFALSGITIAAAVAMLFLTLFPNVMPSSLNEEWSLTVTNSSSSPYTLKIMTWCAVIAAPVVMLYQGWTYWVFRKRIGAQHIAPDPAH from the coding sequence ATGGAACTCCACGACATCTGGTTCGTACTGATCGCCGTTCTGTGGATCGGCTACTTCTTCCTGGAGGGCTTCGACTTCGGGATCGGCGTCCTGACCAAGCTGCTCGCCCGCGACCGGGTCGAGAAGCGGGTCCTCATCAACACCATCGGCCCCGTGTGGGACGGCAACGAGGTGTGGCTGCTCACGGCGGGCGGCGCGACCTTCGCGGCCTTCCCCGAGTGGTACGCCACGCTCTTCTCCGGCTTCTACCTGCCGCTGCTGATCATCCTGATCTGCCTCATCGTGCGCGGTGTCGCCTTCGAGTACCGCGCGAAGCGGCCCGAGGAGCGGTGGCAGACCAACTGGGAGCACGCGATCTTCTGGACGTCGCTGATCCCGGCGGTGATGTGGGGCGTGGCTTTCGGGAACATCACGCGCGGCGTCAAGATCGACGCCCACAAGGAGTACGTGGGCACCTTCGGGGACCTGCTCAACCCGTACGCGATCCTCGGCGGTCTGGTCACCCTGACGCTGTTCACCTTCCACGGCGCGGTGTTCGCCGCGCTCAAGACGGTGGGCGACATCCGGATGCGGGCGCGGAAGCTGGCCCTTGGCCTCGGGCTCGTCACGGCCGTGCTGGCGCTGGGCTTCCTGACGTGGACCCAGCTGGACAACGGTGACGGCAAGAGCCTGGTCGCGATGGCCGTGGCGGTCGTGGCGCTGCTCGGTGCCATCGTGGCGATCAGGGCGGGGCGCGAGGGCTGGTCGTTCGCACTCTCCGGCATCACGATCGCGGCGGCCGTCGCGATGCTCTTCCTGACGCTCTTCCCGAACGTCATGCCGTCGTCGCTGAACGAGGAGTGGAGCCTCACGGTCACCAACTCCTCGTCCAGCCCGTACACCCTGAAGATCATGACCTGGTGCGCGGTGATCGCGGCGCCCGTGGTGATGCTCTACCAGGGGTGGACGTACTGGGTGTTCCGCAAGCGGATCGGTGCGCAGCACATCGCGCCCGATCCCGCCCACTGA
- the thiC gene encoding phosphomethylpyrimidine synthase ThiC: MTTSDARTPASSSDEHVENAVAAEAGKSIGWHKAYIEGSRPDLRVPVRQVHLTNGKAVTLYDTSGPYTDPSAETDVRRGLPPLRENWIIARGDTEEYVGRPPRPEDDGIKHTSPRGGLKNLDAVFPGRPRQPRRGRPGQAVTQLAYARRGEITPEMEFIGIRENMDPEVVRAEVAAGRAVIPANVNHPEIEPMIIGKKFLVKVNANIGNSAVTSSIEEEVDKMTWATQWGADTVMDLSTGRNIHTTREWVLRNSPVPIGTVPLYQALEKVDGKAEELTWEIYKDTVIEQAEQGVDYMTVHAGVRLPYVPLTARRKTGIVSRGGSIMAAWCLAHHKESFLYEHFEELCEILAAYDVTYSLGDGLRPGSIADANDEAQFAELRTLGELNTIAKRHNVQTMIEGPGHVPMHKIKENIDLQQEICEEAPFYTLGPLTTDIAPAYDHITSGIGAAMIGWWGTAMLCYVTPKEHLGLPNRDDVKTGVITYKIAAHAADLAKGHPGAQDWDDALSDARFEFRWEDQFNLALDPVTAREFHDETLPAEPAKTAHFCSMCGPKFCSMKISQDIRRQHGGDLAEGEIEAGMEQKSKEFAAAGNRVYLPIAD, encoded by the coding sequence ATGACCACATCGGACGCACGCACGCCTGCCTCCAGCAGCGACGAGCACGTTGAGAACGCTGTCGCGGCGGAGGCCGGGAAGTCCATCGGCTGGCACAAGGCGTACATCGAGGGTTCACGCCCCGATCTGCGCGTGCCGGTCCGCCAGGTGCACCTCACCAACGGCAAGGCCGTCACCCTGTACGACACATCGGGTCCGTACACCGACCCGTCCGCCGAGACCGACGTCCGCCGCGGCCTGCCGCCGCTGCGGGAGAACTGGATCATCGCCCGCGGCGACACCGAGGAGTACGTGGGCCGTCCGCCCCGCCCCGAGGACGACGGCATCAAGCACACCTCGCCGCGCGGCGGGCTCAAGAACCTCGACGCGGTCTTCCCCGGCCGCCCCCGCCAGCCGCGCCGCGGCCGCCCGGGCCAGGCGGTGACACAGCTCGCGTACGCCCGGCGCGGTGAGATCACGCCCGAGATGGAGTTCATCGGGATCCGCGAGAACATGGACCCCGAGGTCGTGCGGGCCGAAGTCGCCGCGGGCCGCGCCGTGATCCCGGCCAACGTCAACCACCCGGAGATCGAGCCGATGATCATCGGCAAGAAGTTCCTGGTGAAGGTGAACGCCAACATCGGCAACTCCGCGGTCACCTCCTCCATCGAGGAGGAGGTGGACAAGATGACCTGGGCGACCCAGTGGGGCGCCGACACGGTCATGGACCTCTCCACCGGCCGCAACATCCACACCACCCGCGAGTGGGTCCTGCGCAACTCCCCCGTGCCCATCGGCACCGTGCCCCTCTACCAGGCCCTGGAGAAGGTCGACGGCAAGGCCGAGGAGCTGACCTGGGAGATCTACAAGGACACGGTCATCGAACAGGCCGAGCAGGGCGTGGACTACATGACGGTGCACGCGGGTGTGCGCCTGCCGTACGTCCCGCTCACCGCCCGCCGCAAGACCGGCATCGTCTCGCGCGGCGGCTCGATCATGGCCGCCTGGTGCCTCGCGCACCACAAGGAGAGCTTCCTCTACGAGCACTTCGAGGAGCTGTGCGAGATCCTCGCGGCGTACGACGTGACGTACTCGCTCGGTGACGGCCTGCGGCCCGGTTCGATCGCGGACGCCAACGACGAGGCGCAGTTCGCCGAGCTCCGGACCCTCGGGGAACTCAACACGATCGCCAAGCGGCACAACGTGCAGACGATGATCGAGGGCCCCGGTCACGTCCCGATGCACAAGATCAAGGAGAACATCGACCTCCAGCAGGAGATCTGCGAGGAGGCGCCGTTCTACACGCTCGGCCCGCTGACCACGGACATCGCGCCCGCCTACGACCACATCACCTCGGGCATCGGCGCCGCGATGATCGGCTGGTGGGGCACGGCCATGCTCTGCTACGTCACGCCGAAGGAGCACCTCGGCCTGCCCAACCGCGACGACGTGAAGACCGGCGTCATCACGTACAAGATCGCGGCGCACGCGGCCGATCTCGCCAAGGGGCACCCGGGCGCGCAGGACTGGGACGACGCGCTCTCGGACGCGCGCTTCGAGTTCCGCTGGGAGGACCAGTTCAACCTGGCCCTCGATCCGGTCACGGCGCGGGAGTTCCACGACGAGACGCTGCCGGCCGAGCCCGCGAAGACGGCGCACTTCTGCTCGATGTGCGGGCCGAAGTTCTGCTCGATGAAGATCTCCCAGGACATCCGCCGCCAGCACGGCGGTGACCTGGCGGAAGGCGAGATCGAGGCGGGCATGGAGCAGAAGTCCAAGGAGTTCGCCGCCGCCGGCAACCGGGTCTATCTGCCGATCGCCGACTGA
- a CDS encoding LacI family DNA-binding transcriptional regulator, with product MTAAGKHQVSRAETARRSNRQNRAGIRDVAAAAGVSITTVSDALNGKGRLPDATRRHVREVAERLGYRPSAAARTLRTGKSGLIGLTVTTYGDEPFTFTEFAYFAEMARAATSAALARGYALVILPATSRRSPVDVWSNVALDGTVVVDPSDHDPVVSELVRQGLPVVSDGRPAGSLPVTAWVDNDHEAAVLEILDHLAAAGARRIGLLTGNTTDTYTHLSTTAYLRWCERVGQDPVYESYPAHDPCAGAVAADRLLARPDRPDAVYGLFDPNGTDLLAAARRYGLRVPDDLLLVCCSESTVYATTEPPITTLSLKPRRIGTAVVQLLIDAIEGLDSGGPVEQVIPTELIVRTSSERRPPRTTVSPPRSSGSG from the coding sequence ATGACAGCAGCAGGGAAGCACCAGGTGAGCCGAGCGGAGACCGCCCGCCGGAGCAACCGGCAGAACCGAGCGGGCATCAGAGACGTCGCCGCGGCCGCCGGTGTCTCGATCACGACTGTCTCCGATGCCCTCAACGGCAAGGGGCGGCTGCCCGACGCCACCCGACGCCATGTCCGCGAGGTCGCCGAGCGGCTGGGCTATCGCCCCTCCGCCGCGGCCCGAACCCTCCGTACCGGCAAGTCCGGCCTCATCGGCCTGACCGTGACCACGTACGGGGATGAACCTTTCACCTTCACCGAATTCGCCTACTTCGCGGAGATGGCCAGAGCCGCCACCTCCGCCGCCCTCGCCCGGGGCTACGCCCTGGTGATCCTCCCGGCCACCTCGCGCCGCAGTCCGGTCGACGTGTGGTCCAACGTCGCGCTCGACGGCACCGTCGTCGTCGACCCCTCCGACCATGACCCGGTCGTCAGCGAGCTGGTCAGACAGGGCCTGCCGGTGGTCTCCGACGGCCGCCCCGCGGGGTCGCTGCCCGTCACCGCCTGGGTCGACAACGACCACGAGGCGGCGGTCCTCGAGATCCTCGACCACCTCGCGGCGGCGGGCGCCCGCCGGATCGGCCTCCTCACCGGCAACACCACGGACACCTACACCCACCTGTCCACGACCGCGTACCTCCGCTGGTGCGAGCGCGTCGGACAGGACCCGGTCTACGAGTCCTACCCCGCCCACGACCCGTGCGCGGGCGCCGTGGCCGCCGACCGGCTGCTCGCCAGGCCCGACCGCCCCGACGCCGTCTACGGCCTCTTCGACCCCAACGGCACCGACCTGCTCGCCGCCGCCCGGCGGTACGGCCTGCGGGTCCCCGACGACCTGCTGCTCGTCTGTTGCAGCGAGTCCACGGTGTACGCCACCACGGAACCGCCCATCACCACGCTCTCCCTCAAGCCGAGACGCATCGGAACGGCCGTCGTACAGCTCCTCATCGACGCCATCGAGGGGCTCGACTCGGGCGGGCCCGTCGAGCAGGTGATACCGACCGAACTGATCGTGCGCACCTCGTCCGAGCGACGTCCGCCGCGCACGACGGTCAGTCCGCCACGCTCCTCGGGCTCGGGCTGA
- a CDS encoding GAF domain-containing protein, with translation MSVPSASADPPRPDGPPDSADSAARAPHSLQGLSPELASRVPQLLEAMRSVGTGLELHTTLDRICETAAELADAHYAAIGVVSEDGDGLSDFVFHGIDARTAERIGRLPDGHKGLLGALIHQPRTLRLADLSTDPRSCGFPAHHPPMRTFLGVPIRVQGEIFGNLYLTEKRDGAEFNDYDVHMVRVLATEAGIAIGNARLYEAAKQRERWIDGSVAVTTALLSGSDADDALAVVAEQARHLADSAAGIVLLPDDEGGMEVVAVSSDEPTGALGMVVPAESRIVSQLLEGQAVFIDDAATDPRTVTHLAGRYGPVMMLPLQSDGRVLGTLVTPRARGARPFTEAERTLAAQFASQAALALMMAEAQRDRERLAVYEDRDRIARDLHDLVIQRLFATGMMLESAQRRSVVPEVQVGVGKAVDELDVTIQEIRTAIFALQQGPAEAPSGLRTRVLREINMAAVPLGFKPSHHFVGPVDTVVGELTGKNLIAALREALSNAFRHAHAARIDVVVDSTVLLPGDRRGVRLTVADDGVGIAEGGRRSGLKNLKRRAESLGGDSWYGPGIGEDGGGTTVVWQAPY, from the coding sequence ATGTCAGTCCCCTCGGCCTCCGCCGACCCCCCTCGCCCCGACGGCCCACCGGACTCGGCGGACTCGGCGGCGCGGGCGCCCCACAGCCTTCAGGGGCTCTCGCCCGAGCTGGCCTCGCGGGTGCCGCAGCTCCTCGAAGCCATGCGGTCGGTCGGCACCGGGCTCGAACTCCACACCACCCTGGACCGCATCTGCGAGACCGCCGCCGAGCTGGCGGACGCCCACTACGCCGCGATCGGCGTCGTCTCCGAAGACGGCGACGGGCTCTCCGACTTCGTCTTCCACGGCATCGACGCGCGGACGGCCGAGCGGATCGGGCGGCTGCCCGACGGCCACAAGGGGCTCCTCGGCGCCCTCATCCACCAGCCGAGGACGCTGCGCCTCGCCGATCTCTCCACCGACCCGCGCTCCTGCGGTTTCCCCGCCCACCACCCGCCGATGCGGACCTTCCTCGGCGTCCCCATCCGCGTCCAGGGGGAGATCTTCGGCAACCTCTATCTGACCGAGAAGCGGGACGGAGCCGAGTTCAACGACTACGACGTGCACATGGTGCGCGTCCTGGCCACCGAGGCCGGTATCGCCATCGGCAACGCGCGCCTCTACGAAGCCGCCAAGCAGCGCGAACGCTGGATCGACGGCTCCGTGGCGGTCACCACGGCGCTGCTCTCCGGCAGTGACGCGGACGACGCCCTCGCCGTCGTCGCCGAGCAGGCCAGGCACCTCGCGGACTCGGCCGCCGGGATCGTGCTGCTGCCCGACGACGAGGGAGGCATGGAGGTCGTCGCCGTCTCCTCGGACGAACCCACCGGGGCACTCGGCATGGTCGTCCCCGCGGAGAGCCGCATCGTCTCCCAACTGCTGGAAGGGCAGGCGGTCTTCATCGACGACGCGGCGACCGACCCCCGTACCGTGACGCACCTCGCCGGCCGCTACGGCCCCGTCATGATGCTGCCGTTGCAGAGCGACGGCCGGGTCCTCGGCACCCTCGTGACGCCCCGCGCGCGCGGGGCACGTCCCTTCACCGAGGCCGAGCGGACGCTCGCCGCCCAGTTCGCCTCGCAGGCCGCGCTCGCGCTGATGATGGCCGAGGCGCAGCGGGACCGGGAGCGGCTCGCGGTGTACGAGGACCGCGACCGGATCGCCAGGGACCTGCACGACCTGGTCATCCAACGGCTCTTCGCCACCGGGATGATGCTGGAGAGCGCCCAGCGCAGGTCCGTCGTGCCGGAGGTGCAGGTCGGCGTAGGCAAGGCGGTCGACGAGCTGGACGTGACGATCCAGGAGATCCGTACGGCGATCTTCGCGCTTCAGCAGGGGCCGGCCGAGGCGCCGTCGGGGCTGCGCACCCGCGTGCTCCGGGAGATCAACATGGCCGCCGTCCCGCTCGGCTTCAAGCCCTCGCACCACTTCGTGGGCCCCGTCGACACCGTGGTGGGCGAGCTGACGGGGAAGAACCTCATCGCGGCCCTGCGGGAGGCCCTGTCCAACGCCTTCCGGCACGCGCACGCCGCCCGCATCGACGTCGTTGTCGACTCGACGGTGCTGCTGCCCGGCGACCGGCGGGGCGTGCGGCTGACGGTCGCCGACGACGGGGTGGGCATCGCGGAGGGCGGCCGGCGCAGCGGCCTGAAGAACCTCAAGAGGCGGGCCGAGTCGCTGGGCGGCGACAGCTGGTACGGACCCGGCATCGGAGAGGACGGCGGCGGCACGACGGTGGTCTGGCAGGCGCCGTACTGA
- a CDS encoding M23 family metallopeptidase yields MRQSHRRPHPLLSVSALLCALLGPTPPAAASEGPSTSTDVARLYEEASLATARYEEGRRAAHLQRVKVRKLNRLLSEKQHDVAVLHGDLGRLASAQYRTGGGLPYTAQLLLADSPDALLRGKQVQLQADLAVNSAVMKTRRAVARLTAAKREADQAEQGLDRRLARLAVLKRGIERKLESAQWALQGEADRAVAAGKCRGAVRLRQPKKKASTRAWVTPVKTYELSAGFDSTGKRWARRHTGQDFAVDIGTPVRSVGAGRVESVSCGGAFGIEVLVRHPGGYFTQYAHLAAAAVDQGDKVRTGQWIGQAGTSGNSTGPHLHFETRLTPYLGSGVDPRKWLAERGVEL; encoded by the coding sequence ATGCGCCAGAGCCACCGACGTCCGCACCCTCTCCTCAGTGTGTCGGCACTGCTGTGCGCGCTGCTCGGGCCCACCCCGCCCGCTGCCGCCTCCGAGGGGCCAAGTACGAGCACGGATGTGGCACGCCTCTACGAAGAGGCCTCCCTGGCGACGGCCCGCTACGAAGAGGGCCGACGGGCGGCACACCTCCAGAGGGTGAAGGTCCGGAAACTGAACCGACTCCTCTCCGAGAAGCAGCACGACGTCGCGGTGCTCCACGGTGACCTCGGCCGGCTCGCGAGCGCCCAGTACCGCACCGGCGGCGGCCTCCCTTACACCGCGCAGCTGCTCCTGGCCGACAGTCCCGACGCGCTCCTGCGCGGCAAGCAGGTCCAGTTGCAGGCCGACCTCGCCGTCAACAGTGCCGTCATGAAGACGCGCCGCGCCGTGGCCCGCCTCACGGCCGCCAAACGCGAGGCGGACCAGGCCGAGCAAGGCCTGGACCGGCGCCTGGCACGCCTGGCGGTGCTGAAGCGCGGCATCGAGCGGAAGCTGGAGTCGGCCCAGTGGGCCCTCCAAGGTGAGGCCGACCGGGCGGTGGCCGCGGGAAAGTGCCGGGGCGCCGTCCGTCTGCGCCAGCCGAAGAAGAAGGCCTCCACGCGCGCGTGGGTCACGCCCGTGAAGACGTACGAACTCTCCGCGGGCTTCGACAGCACCGGGAAACGCTGGGCGCGCCGGCACACCGGGCAGGACTTCGCGGTCGACATCGGGACACCCGTGCGGTCGGTCGGCGCGGGCCGGGTGGAGAGCGTGTCGTGCGGCGGGGCCTTCGGCATCGAGGTCCTGGTGCGCCACCCCGGCGGGTACTTCACGCAGTACGCGCATCTCGCGGCCGCCGCCGTCGACCAGGGGGACAAGGTGCGCACCGGCCAGTGGATCGGCCAGGCCGGCACGAGCGGCAACTCGACCGGGCCGCATCTGCACTTCGAGACGCGGCTCACCCCGTATCTCGGGTCGGGCGTCGACCCGCGGAAGTGGCTGGCGGAACGGGGCGTCGAGCTCTAG